Proteins encoded in a region of the Teredinibacter purpureus genome:
- a CDS encoding DUF3426 domain-containing protein, which produces MTDTITRCPKCHTSFRITEAHLKSAKGAVRCGSCLNIFNARQFLVKQATAPAKSAAKAQPKKASPPPRMRHTATANTKTPPPAITTPDEDDNLLISDDMPLGEGDTDQGAYDADFNDNILYSKTVGSRESNLFERDPVNDEDDDAPTSDESWALDLLETDNNKHLTPEQAPVAPEHDQTQYSEHPSSDFVEDIHHYNEPTTNENENPAPTESHDSIFSAPEPSLAELEAFAEPDYETRQTSQKQFLHAIEPEPVELSYKKSRSFLESKILWFPLIALMATALFAQVAWLQFDTLNRIEPYRSYYAHACEYLNCTLAPLHDRTAIHAVNLVVRSHPSQSGALVVDAVLQNAAPYPQSFPALDLVFTDMQDNAIAARRFEPAEYLGGEMAGKNSMPSRQPIHIALEIVDPGPSAVGYRIAIAN; this is translated from the coding sequence ATGACAGACACGATAACCCGCTGTCCCAAATGCCACACATCCTTTCGCATTACCGAAGCGCACTTAAAGTCCGCAAAAGGTGCTGTGCGATGTGGCTCGTGCCTGAATATATTCAATGCTCGACAATTTCTCGTAAAACAAGCTACTGCCCCCGCTAAAAGCGCCGCAAAAGCACAACCGAAAAAAGCATCGCCGCCGCCTCGCATGCGTCACACAGCAACCGCAAACACTAAAACGCCCCCTCCGGCTATCACGACTCCTGACGAAGACGATAACCTCCTCATTAGTGATGACATGCCCCTGGGCGAAGGTGACACCGACCAAGGTGCTTACGATGCCGACTTCAATGACAATATTCTCTACAGCAAAACCGTTGGCTCGCGGGAATCCAACTTATTCGAGCGAGATCCCGTCAACGACGAAGACGATGACGCGCCAACATCAGACGAATCCTGGGCCTTAGACCTGCTCGAAACCGACAACAACAAACACCTTACGCCAGAACAAGCCCCTGTCGCTCCCGAGCACGACCAAACCCAATACTCCGAACACCCATCATCAGATTTTGTAGAAGACATCCACCACTACAATGAACCAACAACCAACGAAAACGAAAACCCAGCCCCAACGGAGTCGCACGACTCCATATTCTCGGCCCCAGAACCCTCTTTAGCCGAGCTCGAAGCCTTTGCCGAACCCGACTACGAAACACGGCAAACCTCTCAGAAACAATTTCTTCACGCGATAGAACCCGAGCCTGTAGAACTCTCCTACAAGAAAAGCCGCTCATTCCTGGAATCGAAAATACTGTGGTTCCCCCTTATTGCCCTAATGGCCACCGCGTTATTTGCACAAGTCGCATGGCTGCAATTTGACACCCTGAACCGCATCGAACCGTACCGTAGTTACTACGCCCACGCCTGTGAGTATCTCAACTGCACACTTGCGCCGCTCCATGATCGCACCGCCATTCATGCCGTAAATTTGGTAGTGCGTAGCCACCCCAGCCAAAGTGGCGCCCTCGTCGTAGACGCCGTTTTGCAAAACGCAGCGCCTTATCCTCAAAGCTTCCCTGCGCTCGACTTAGTGTTTACCGACATGCAAGACAATGCCATAGCGGCTCGCCGCTTCGAACCCGCCGAATACCTCGGTGGTGAAATGGCCGGTAAGAACAGTATGCCCAGCCGCCAACCCATTCATATTGCACTTGAAATCGTCGACCCAGGGCCCTCCGCCGTCGGCTACCGTATAGCCATCGCAAATTAA